The Arachis ipaensis cultivar K30076 chromosome B07, Araip1.1, whole genome shotgun sequence genome includes a window with the following:
- the LOC107605837 gene encoding uncharacterized protein LOC107605837 isoform X2, translated as MKKNNFKIKEKTAMCSPTTDLLLPPQQIQGSVSTAEWTDEKHSMFLNSMEASFVHQLYDFKQTFASITRLNESHDLKTNPWIQHYGSSHKLGAPHAPIVHAEMSDQNFADEEAEEQQKENNKRDVKRLKRPLINDDAAATMRYCKT; from the exons atgaagaagaacaatttCAAGATAAAAGAAAAAACTGCCATGTGTTCACCCACCACTGATCTCCTTTTGCCACCACAACAGATACAG GGATCAGTGTCTACAGCAGAGTGGACAGACGAGAAACACAGCATGTTTCTTAACTCTATGGAAGCATCATTTGTCCACCAATTATATGACTTCAAGCAAACATTCGCCTCAATCACTAGACTCAACGAGTCTCATGATTTAAAAACAAATCCGTGGATTCAGCACTATGGATCTTCACACAAACTAGGTGCTCCACATGCTCCAATTGTTCATGCAG AGATGTCGGATCAGAACTTTGCCGATGAAGAAGCTGAAGAGCAAcaaaaggaaaacaacaaaagAGATGTAAAAAGACTTAAAAGGCCTTTGATAAATGATGATGCTGCTGCAACAATGAGATACTGTAAAACATAG
- the LOC107605837 gene encoding uncharacterized protein LOC107605837 isoform X1 has translation MPCIETDAGASTTVAGRRSPSRVVLFSASRLEFRHLLFAASLEGSVSTAEWTDEKHSMFLNSMEASFVHQLYDFKQTFASITRLNESHDLKTNPWIQHYGSSHKLGAPHAPIVHAEMSDQNFADEEAEEQQKENNKRDVKRLKRPLINDDAAATMRYCKT, from the exons ATGCCGTGTATCGAAACAGACGCCGGAGCAAGCACCACCGTCGCGGGTCGTCGCTCACCGTCACGGGTCGTCTTGTTCTCTGCTTCGAGGCTCGAGTTTCGTCACCTTCTGTTCGCTGCTTCTCTTGAA GGATCAGTGTCTACAGCAGAGTGGACAGACGAGAAACACAGCATGTTTCTTAACTCTATGGAAGCATCATTTGTCCACCAATTATATGACTTCAAGCAAACATTCGCCTCAATCACTAGACTCAACGAGTCTCATGATTTAAAAACAAATCCGTGGATTCAGCACTATGGATCTTCACACAAACTAGGTGCTCCACATGCTCCAATTGTTCATGCAG AGATGTCGGATCAGAACTTTGCCGATGAAGAAGCTGAAGAGCAAcaaaaggaaaacaacaaaagAGATGTAAAAAGACTTAAAAGGCCTTTGATAAATGATGATGCTGCTGCAACAATGAGATACTGTAAAACATAG